In Gossypium raimondii isolate GPD5lz chromosome 12, ASM2569854v1, whole genome shotgun sequence, a single window of DNA contains:
- the LOC105763474 gene encoding basic leucine zipper 4, whose translation MLSTVPAIISSNPMIQSDPFPSLQSAWDCSQLFSNTQSVGPARSGSASIEPNQTQTHSNSCLDESNQTLSIIDERKRRRMISNRESARRSRMRKRNHLENLRNQANRLRIENRELTNRLRFLLYHCHRVRTDNDRLRSESTVLRLKLSDMHQILLFKQLQQFSSAWPCNNVTVMSEQIPPPLII comes from the coding sequence ATGTTGTCCACTGTTCCGGCCATTATTTCCTCCAATCCCATGATACAAAGTGATCCATTTCCCTCTCTCCAAAGCGCTTGGGATTGCTCCCAACTTTTTTCCAATACCCAGTCAGTAGGACCCGCTCGGTCCGGTTCCGCTTCGATTGAACCGAACCAAACCCAAACCCACTCCAATTCCTGTTTGGACGAATCAAACCAAACGCTTTCCATCATCGATGAACGAAAGAGAAGACGCATGATATCGAACCGGGAATCGGCCAGGAGGTCACGGATGCGTAAACGGAATCATTTAGAAAACCTAAGGAACCAGGCGAACCGGCTTAGAATCGAGAACCGAGAACTGACTAACCGTTTGAGGTTCCTTTTGTACCACTGTCATCGTGTAAGGACTGACAACGACCGCCTCCGATCTGAGTCCACTGTGCTCCGACTAAAATTGTCGGACATGCATCAAATTTTGCTATTCAAGCAGCTGCAGCAGTTTTCATCTGCATGGCCATGCAATAACGTGACTGTCATGTCCGAACAAATTCCACCACCATTAATCATCTAA